In one window of Nodosilinea sp. PGN35 DNA:
- a CDS encoding ABC transporter ATP-binding protein, translating to MARSQLQKLGTYLNPHWRQAALGVVALFIVNLLGVWIPLLIRNGIDELQVTFSFNRVMYYALMVLVLASVMWVIRMVSRITLFGVGRQVEFDLKQRIFQHLLRLEPAYFGRNTAGELISRATSDVDNIRRLLGFAILSLANTLFAYALTVPVMLSINVRLTLISLLVYPLMLVLVQSFSNRLRNEQLTVQERISDLSDLIQEDMSGIALIKIYAQEENERRAFNHRNTSLLDANLKLARTRNLLFPLLGGLASISLLVILATGAGAIAEGVLTVGDFVALLLYVERLVFPTALLGFTITAYQRGEVSIQRVEEILDAEPEVQTAATAIPLPLDQVQGTLEARRLSYAYPDSSVPVLDEVSFKIAPGEQIAIVGPIGSGKSTLANALPRLLDIGPGQLYLDGYDVTELPLADLRRAIAYVPQDSFLFSTSIQNNIRYGEPMMEFAEVQYAAKQAQMDEEIQNFPHHYDTIVGERGITLSGGQRQRTALARALVVDAPILVLDDALSSVDNRTATAILRELAAGTQQKTVLFISHQMSAAATADRIFVMDRGRIVQQGHHRDLVQQPGLYRDLWEQHQLESVLS from the coding sequence ATGGCGCGATCGCAGCTACAAAAACTAGGTACCTACCTCAACCCCCACTGGCGACAGGCTGCCCTGGGGGTTGTTGCATTGTTTATCGTGAATTTGCTGGGCGTTTGGATCCCACTGCTGATCCGCAACGGCATTGACGAGTTGCAGGTCACCTTTAGCTTTAATCGAGTGATGTACTACGCGCTGATGGTGCTGGTGCTGGCCTCGGTGATGTGGGTAATTCGCATGGTGTCGCGCATTACCCTGTTTGGGGTGGGTCGCCAGGTGGAGTTTGACCTCAAGCAGCGCATCTTTCAGCACCTGCTGCGCCTGGAGCCCGCCTACTTTGGCCGCAACACCGCTGGAGAGCTGATCAGCCGTGCCACCAGCGATGTCGATAACATTCGCCGCCTGCTGGGGTTTGCCATTTTGAGTCTGGCCAACACCCTGTTTGCCTACGCCCTGACGGTGCCGGTGATGCTGTCGATCAACGTGCGGCTGACGCTGATCTCGCTGCTGGTCTACCCGCTGATGCTGGTGCTGGTGCAGAGCTTTAGCAACCGCCTGCGCAACGAGCAGCTCACCGTGCAGGAGCGCATTTCCGACCTCAGCGACCTGATTCAAGAGGACATGAGCGGCATCGCCCTGATTAAAATCTACGCCCAGGAAGAGAACGAGCGCCGCGCCTTTAACCACCGCAACACCAGCCTGCTCGACGCCAACCTGAAGCTGGCCCGCACCCGCAACCTGCTGTTTCCGCTGCTGGGGGGCTTGGCCAGCATCAGTCTGCTGGTGATTTTGGCCACCGGGGCGGGGGCGATCGCCGAGGGTGTGCTCACCGTGGGTGACTTTGTGGCGCTGCTGCTCTACGTCGAGCGACTGGTGTTTCCCACGGCGCTGCTGGGCTTTACTATTACCGCCTACCAGCGGGGCGAGGTCAGCATCCAGCGGGTCGAAGAGATTCTCGACGCCGAGCCCGAGGTGCAGACGGCTGCCACCGCCATTCCTCTGCCCTTAGATCAGGTGCAGGGCACTCTGGAGGCCCGCCGCCTCAGCTACGCCTATCCCGACAGCAGCGTTCCTGTGCTAGATGAGGTGAGCTTTAAGATTGCGCCGGGGGAGCAAATTGCCATTGTCGGCCCCATCGGCTCGGGCAAATCGACGTTGGCCAACGCCCTGCCCCGCCTGCTCGACATCGGCCCCGGCCAGCTGTACCTGGATGGCTACGATGTCACCGAGCTGCCCCTGGCGGATCTCCGGCGGGCGATCGCCTACGTCCCCCAGGACAGCTTTCTCTTCAGCACCAGCATCCAGAACAACATCCGCTACGGCGAACCCATGATGGAGTTCGCCGAGGTGCAGTACGCCGCCAAGCAGGCCCAGATGGACGAAGAGATTCAAAACTTTCCCCACCACTACGACACCATCGTTGGCGAGCGCGGCATTACCCTCTCGGGGGGGCAGCGGCAGCGCACCGCCCTGGCCCGCGCCCTGGTGGTCGATGCCCCCATTTTGGTGCTCGACGACGCCCTCTCCAGCGTGGACAACCGCACCGCCACCGCCATTCTCAGGGAGCTGGCGGCGGGCACCCAGCAAAAGACGGTGCTGTTTATCTCCCACCAGATGTCTGCCGCCGCCACCGCCGATCGCATCTTTGTGATGGACAGAGGCCGCATTGTGCAGCAGGGCCACCACCGCGACCTGGTGCAGCAGCCCGGCCTCTACCGCGATCTCTGGGAGCAGCACCAGCTCGAATCGGTTTTGAGCTAA
- a CDS encoding YdcF family protein has protein sequence MDILNLLTRLLLWLGIGYFLWWILRKFIPATFLTWFGGAMILALIAGAFLFPDDSTIGVFWQFLVFPLTPLGGAITLLALAVGSGLKKVNGRMVMVALLILFLASMPLVARALVNHSEQSVQRAYASQQRLCSDICPAIDQVPVDRAVSIVVIGENADASRLTNALSSRIDADNPLDPVLVAQLNSAASVYNRISLARPYVTVTAGPRFGTGEEQEPLRQAIRQQLGGRGVPSESIRVQATGTDIRGAVVDQRNFLTEQGLFTPPPRVGRFDVVRNNRDANRVVLVAPALTMRRAALAFENEGIQVVAAPTELYTTPDLGSRDTLASLADLAPNVDALVLTTRYWGELLSAIYYYLRGWLPPFSMQWEQVVETI, from the coding sequence ATGGATATTCTCAACCTCTTAACCCGTCTGCTGCTGTGGCTGGGCATTGGCTACTTTCTGTGGTGGATTCTAAGAAAGTTCATTCCGGCCACCTTCTTAACCTGGTTTGGCGGGGCGATGATCCTGGCGCTGATCGCCGGGGCCTTTCTGTTCCCCGACGACAGCACCATTGGGGTGTTTTGGCAGTTCTTGGTTTTTCCGCTGACGCCGTTGGGGGGAGCCATTACGCTGCTGGCCCTGGCTGTGGGCAGCGGTCTCAAGAAGGTCAACGGCCGTATGGTGATGGTGGCGCTGCTGATTCTATTTCTTGCCAGTATGCCCCTGGTGGCGCGGGCGCTGGTCAACCACTCTGAGCAGTCGGTGCAGCGGGCCTACGCCAGCCAGCAGCGGCTGTGCAGCGACATCTGCCCCGCCATCGACCAGGTGCCCGTAGACCGGGCGGTGTCGATTGTGGTCATTGGCGAAAACGCCGACGCGTCTCGCCTGACCAACGCCCTCAGCAGCCGCATCGACGCCGACAATCCTCTGGATCCGGTGCTGGTGGCTCAGCTCAACAGCGCGGCCAGCGTCTACAACCGCATCAGCCTGGCCCGCCCCTACGTCACGGTCACCGCTGGCCCCCGATTTGGCACGGGCGAAGAGCAAGAACCCCTGCGCCAGGCCATTCGCCAGCAGTTGGGAGGTCGGGGGGTGCCCTCCGAAAGCATTCGGGTGCAGGCTACCGGCACCGATATTCGCGGGGCGGTGGTAGATCAGAGAAACTTTTTGACCGAGCAGGGGCTGTTTACCCCGCCGCCTCGGGTGGGCCGCTTCGATGTGGTGCGCAACAACCGCGACGCCAACCGGGTAGTGTTGGTGGCCCCGGCTCTCACCATGCGCCGCGCCGCCCTGGCCTTTGAGAATGAGGGCATTCAGGTGGTGGCGGCTCCCACCGAGCTGTACACTACCCCCGACCTCGGCAGCCGCGATACCCTGGCCAGCCTGGCCGATCTGGCCCCCAATGTGGATGCCCTGGTGCTGACCACGCGCTACTGGGGCGAGCTGCTGAGCGCCATCTATTACTACCTGCGGGGCTGGCTGCCCCCCTTCAGCATGCAGTGGGAGCAGGTGGTGGAGACGATTTAG